In Lujinxingia sediminis, a single genomic region encodes these proteins:
- a CDS encoding DUF1697 domain-containing protein, translating to MNTSEFTEHVVLLRGINVGGVRLKMGDLREALEQAGFEGVRTVLASGNVVLESAEGDPERVKEQAEAALREAFGYEAWVVVISTTELRDVVEGYPFDEEAEGLQPYVTFASERASLDALEVLGSELDAAVERIERGPSVLYWEVVRGQSTKSRLAKEAAKVRYKPTTTTRNMRTLRKILALTR from the coding sequence GTGAACACTTCTGAGTTCACGGAACATGTCGTCTTGCTACGCGGAATCAACGTAGGCGGCGTGCGCTTGAAGATGGGGGATTTGCGCGAAGCGCTGGAGCAGGCCGGCTTTGAAGGGGTACGCACCGTATTGGCCAGCGGCAATGTGGTGCTGGAGAGCGCGGAAGGCGACCCGGAAAGGGTTAAAGAACAGGCAGAAGCCGCCCTTCGAGAAGCGTTTGGTTATGAGGCCTGGGTGGTCGTCATCTCTACTACCGAGCTTCGAGACGTGGTCGAGGGCTACCCCTTCGATGAAGAGGCAGAGGGCCTTCAACCCTATGTGACCTTTGCCTCGGAGCGCGCGTCGCTCGACGCACTCGAAGTGCTCGGATCCGAGCTCGACGCGGCGGTGGAGCGCATCGAACGTGGCCCCTCGGTGCTTTACTGGGAGGTGGTTCGCGGCCAGTCGACGAAGAGTCGCCTGGCGAAAGAGGCGGCAAAGGTGCGCTATAAGCCGACGACCACCACGCGCAACATGCGCACGCTTCGCAAGATTCTCGCGCTGACGCGCTGA
- a CDS encoding ABC transporter permease, with product MSHEPGWLEVGLGRVAALGLLGALVLPLVALALAMSPAELLAGVRDARFAPALMLSLRTSLLSLALVVVGGLPLGWWLARSRSRGARLVEVLVDLPLVLPPAVVGVGLLMAYGRRGLLGGVLESVGVSLPFTSAAVVVAQVVVAAPFFVQAAATAFRSVREEQLLVAQTLGASRTEAIWKVAVPAALPGLVAGASLAWARALGEFGATLIFAGSLQGVTQTMPIAIYAALERDVGLAVTFALALAAIATVLLLTLRLGLGGVVRVGGRP from the coding sequence GTGAGCCATGAGCCGGGCTGGCTGGAGGTTGGGTTGGGGCGCGTCGCTGCGCTGGGGTTGCTCGGGGCACTGGTTTTGCCACTGGTAGCGCTTGCGCTTGCTATGTCTCCGGCAGAGCTTCTGGCGGGTGTGCGCGATGCGCGCTTTGCGCCGGCGCTTATGTTGAGCCTGCGCACGTCATTGCTGAGTCTGGCGCTTGTGGTGGTCGGGGGGCTTCCGCTGGGGTGGTGGCTGGCACGCTCACGCTCACGTGGGGCCCGGCTGGTCGAAGTGCTGGTGGATCTTCCGCTGGTGCTGCCTCCGGCGGTGGTGGGGGTGGGGTTGTTGATGGCCTACGGGCGTCGTGGACTTCTGGGAGGTGTGTTGGAGAGCGTTGGGGTGAGTTTACCTTTCACCAGTGCCGCAGTGGTGGTGGCACAGGTGGTCGTGGCGGCGCCATTTTTTGTGCAGGCGGCGGCGACCGCGTTTCGCTCGGTTCGCGAAGAGCAGCTGCTGGTGGCTCAGACCCTGGGAGCATCACGCACGGAGGCGATCTGGAAGGTGGCGGTGCCAGCAGCACTGCCCGGGCTTGTCGCCGGGGCGTCGCTTGCCTGGGCGCGGGCGCTCGGGGAGTTTGGTGCCACACTGATCTTTGCCGGAAGTCTGCAGGGCGTCACGCAGACGATGCCGATAGCGATTTATGCGGCTCTGGAGCGCGATGTCGGCCTGGCGGTCACCTTTGCGCTGGCTCTGGCTGCGATCGCCACGGTGCTTTTGCTCACGTTGAGGCTGGGACTCGGCGGTGTTGTGCGCGTCGGGGGGCGGCCATGA
- a CDS encoding SDR family oxidoreductase, whose product MTVLILGATSPIAQAVADVYAAAGLSVALAARDVEEAARAASDLRIRYGVEAQGFGFDACDAFERHATLVSEVEEALGPIDVALVAFGFMGDQQASEDDFEKARRVIEINYTGAVSVCEAVARVMVSRGAGSIIGLSSVAGERGRASNYFYGSAKGALTLYLQGLRNRLASKNVHVMTVKLGFIDTPMTFELETGIPVASPKKAAAAIFQAQGRGVETFYYPRFWGGIMGVIKSIPEKVFKRLSL is encoded by the coding sequence ATGACTGTTCTCATCCTCGGGGCGACCTCGCCCATTGCTCAGGCTGTGGCCGATGTGTACGCCGCTGCCGGTTTATCGGTGGCGTTGGCCGCGCGTGATGTGGAGGAAGCGGCCCGCGCGGCGAGTGACCTGCGGATTCGTTATGGCGTGGAGGCGCAGGGGTTTGGCTTTGATGCCTGCGATGCGTTTGAGCGCCACGCCACGCTTGTGAGTGAGGTGGAAGAAGCGCTGGGCCCGATCGATGTCGCGCTGGTGGCGTTCGGGTTTATGGGCGATCAGCAGGCGTCCGAAGACGATTTTGAGAAGGCGCGACGCGTCATCGAGATCAACTATACCGGGGCGGTCAGTGTGTGTGAGGCCGTCGCGCGAGTTATGGTAAGCCGCGGCGCCGGGAGCATCATCGGGCTCTCATCGGTTGCCGGGGAGCGCGGGCGCGCGTCGAACTATTTTTATGGAAGCGCCAAAGGTGCACTGACGCTCTATCTGCAAGGTCTGCGCAACAGGCTTGCGTCCAAGAACGTGCATGTCATGACGGTGAAGCTCGGTTTTATCGACACGCCGATGACCTTTGAGCTTGAAACGGGCATCCCTGTGGCGAGCCCGAAGAAAGCTGCCGCCGCGATCTTCCAGGCTCAGGGACGCGGGGTTGAGACCTTCTATTATCCGCGTTTCTGGGGCGGGATTATGGGGGTGATCAAGTCGATCCCGGAGAAGGTCTTTAAGCGACTCTCGCTCTGA
- a CDS encoding methyltransferase domain-containing protein — translation MSKVPQGASTHEWVKDYYGKLLESSEDLQTNACCAAGAPAGWIASRLQHVHPEVSERFYGCGFPIPQAVEGATVLDLGCGTGRDAYVIAQLVGEQGRVIGLDMTEEQLATARKTEGWHAERFGYAQANTSFVQGYIEDLKGAGIEDASVDVIVSNCVVNLSPRKDLVLAEAYRALKPGGELYFSDVFVDRRLPEDIANDPLLHAECLGGALYQFDFETLAKVTGFADPRIVSTSPITINNPEIMAKVGLASFVSVTYRLFKLDGLDAQCEDYGQSATYRGGVEGAERLFWLDDHHAFEAGRPERVCGNTAAMLKSTRFAEFFDVRGCRQTHYGAFACDPTMAAAQYAGREVESTAVGATISAPKTSCC, via the coding sequence ATGAGTAAGGTTCCGCAGGGTGCGTCCACCCATGAATGGGTCAAAGACTATTATGGCAAACTCCTTGAGAGCTCTGAGGATCTTCAGACCAATGCGTGCTGCGCGGCCGGGGCGCCGGCTGGCTGGATCGCCTCGCGTTTGCAGCATGTGCACCCCGAGGTCAGCGAGCGCTTTTACGGCTGTGGTTTTCCCATTCCGCAGGCCGTTGAGGGGGCTACGGTGCTCGACCTGGGATGCGGCACCGGTCGCGACGCGTATGTCATCGCGCAGCTCGTTGGTGAGCAGGGCCGCGTGATCGGCCTGGACATGACCGAAGAGCAGCTCGCCACAGCGAGGAAGACCGAGGGCTGGCACGCGGAGCGTTTTGGTTATGCACAGGCCAATACGTCCTTTGTGCAGGGCTACATCGAAGACCTCAAGGGCGCGGGTATCGAGGATGCGTCGGTCGACGTGATCGTGTCGAACTGCGTGGTGAACTTGAGTCCCCGCAAAGATCTGGTGCTGGCGGAGGCGTATCGGGCGCTTAAGCCCGGTGGTGAACTCTATTTCAGTGATGTGTTCGTCGATCGACGACTTCCCGAAGACATCGCCAATGATCCGCTCCTGCACGCGGAGTGCCTGGGTGGGGCGCTCTACCAGTTCGACTTTGAAACCCTTGCCAAAGTCACCGGGTTTGCCGACCCACGTATCGTCTCGACCTCGCCGATCACCATCAACAACCCCGAGATTATGGCGAAGGTGGGCCTGGCGAGTTTTGTGTCGGTGACCTACCGCCTCTTTAAGCTCGATGGGCTTGATGCGCAGTGTGAGGACTACGGGCAGTCGGCGACCTATCGCGGCGGAGTTGAAGGAGCGGAGCGTCTCTTCTGGCTTGACGACCATCATGCCTTTGAGGCCGGGCGGCCGGAGCGGGTCTGCGGCAATACCGCGGCGATGCTGAAGTCGACGCGTTTTGCAGAGTTCTTTGATGTGCGGGGATGCCGTCAGACCCACTACGGTGCCTTTGCCTGTGATCCGACGATGGCGGCAGCGCAGTATGCGGGCCGTGAGGTCGAGAGCACTGCTGTGGGTGCGACGATCAGTGCCCCGAAGACGAGCTGTTGCTGA
- the modA gene encoding molybdate ABC transporter substrate-binding protein, with product MNSADRLKRHRNARQGVTMFVALVLLAMFCGCDRGHEAPESAPLQIFVASSLTEVFEAFEARYETSNPGVDVVISAAGSQTLRLQIEEGAPADVFVSANMRHLQALVETGHLDDERHFASNALVGIVEGGNPLEISRFEDLVRAQRLVVGGPEVPVGSYTEMMFERVAVANPGLAAELRQRIVSRERNVRQVRAKVELGEADAAFVYRSDALNFEGVEVVAIPEAFQVRASYGLGLASQLKGARRARVEDFVALTMSAQGNEVLREHGFERDVL from the coding sequence ATGAACTCAGCGGATCGTCTCAAACGCCACAGGAACGCCCGGCAGGGTGTCACGATGTTTGTGGCGCTGGTGCTGTTGGCGATGTTCTGCGGGTGTGATCGGGGGCATGAGGCGCCGGAGTCCGCGCCGCTGCAGATCTTTGTGGCATCGTCGTTGACGGAGGTCTTTGAGGCGTTTGAGGCGAGGTATGAAACTTCAAATCCGGGCGTTGATGTGGTGATAAGCGCCGCCGGCAGTCAGACGTTGAGACTGCAGATCGAAGAGGGCGCGCCTGCCGATGTGTTTGTGAGCGCAAATATGAGGCATCTCCAGGCGCTGGTGGAGACGGGGCACCTGGACGATGAGCGACACTTCGCGAGCAACGCGCTTGTCGGGATTGTGGAGGGGGGAAACCCCCTTGAGATTTCGCGTTTTGAGGACCTTGTTCGGGCACAGCGTCTGGTGGTCGGGGGGCCGGAGGTTCCTGTGGGAAGTTATACCGAGATGATGTTCGAGCGGGTCGCCGTCGCCAACCCCGGGCTGGCCGCGGAGCTTCGGCAGCGCATCGTGTCGCGGGAGCGGAACGTGCGCCAGGTCCGCGCGAAGGTTGAGCTCGGTGAGGCCGATGCGGCCTTTGTGTATCGAAGCGATGCCTTGAACTTCGAAGGCGTTGAGGTGGTGGCGATCCCCGAGGCGTTTCAGGTGCGCGCGAGCTATGGGCTGGGCCTGGCGAGCCAGCTTAAGGGGGCGCGGCGCGCGCGGGTTGAGGACTTCGTGGCGCTGACGATGTCGGCTCAGGGGAACGAGGTGCTGCGCGAGCATGGCTTTGAGCGAGATGTGCTGTGA
- a CDS encoding ATP-binding cassette domain-containing protein, with product MNERRLQVELRHRLGALELDVDFELGERPVALIGPNGAGKSTVLKLLAGGLLPDEGRVAWQGRAWVDTRKGVALSPAARRVGYVPQGPSLFETMRVWENVAFGLRDGAGGREGKRAEALHWLDRWGAASLAERRVGALSGGEAQRVAMVRALAARPDVLLLDEPLSALDAIARRRLRARLSEAIVELKVPTIIVTHDWRDVAAMGARVVAMEEGRIVQSGDLKALGETPSSAFIAEFSGV from the coding sequence ATGAACGAGCGCAGGCTGCAGGTGGAGTTGCGTCATCGCCTCGGAGCGCTGGAACTCGATGTCGACTTTGAGCTCGGCGAGCGGCCGGTGGCGCTCATAGGGCCCAACGGTGCGGGGAAGAGTACGGTGCTCAAACTCTTGGCCGGCGGTCTTCTGCCCGATGAGGGGCGAGTGGCGTGGCAGGGGCGCGCGTGGGTGGATACGCGCAAGGGAGTAGCGCTCTCGCCGGCGGCGCGGCGCGTGGGGTATGTGCCCCAGGGGCCGAGCCTCTTTGAGACGATGCGGGTGTGGGAGAATGTGGCGTTTGGTTTGCGCGATGGTGCCGGCGGTCGGGAGGGGAAACGCGCCGAGGCCCTGCATTGGCTTGATCGCTGGGGGGCCGCCTCACTTGCGGAGCGCCGCGTGGGGGCTCTCTCCGGAGGTGAGGCGCAGCGGGTGGCGATGGTAAGGGCGCTGGCCGCCCGCCCTGATGTGTTGCTGCTCGATGAGCCCCTCTCAGCGCTGGACGCCATCGCGAGGCGTCGGCTGCGTGCTCGTCTCAGTGAGGCGATTGTGGAACTCAAGGTGCCCACGATTATCGTCACGCACGACTGGCGTGATGTGGCCGCCATGGGAGCCCGGGTCGTGGCGATGGAGGAGGGGCGCATCGTGCAGAGCGGGGATCTGAAGGCGCTCGGTGAGACTCCGTCTTCGGCATTTATTGCTGAGTTTTCAGGGGTTTAA
- a CDS encoding DUF4259 domain-containing protein, producing the protein MGGRTLRNLTHLLLLDVARHGQSLTTGGSSPLPGRKVPRTDLLRQQSPQWHCSEDSPACRSNQQGKTLRQRDLDLHTEDIMGAWGHEPFSNDHAMDWLHEMLDAEDDEPLIEALGEIAGAEPDEYLDADLGSIALAAAALIAALGGSALTQLPEALVEWIDDQDGEVITELYEKHAPVARAAVVRVRVNSELAELWEESDDARAWLQGLDELEAALSRAK; encoded by the coding sequence ATGGGTGGACGCACCCTGCGGAACCTTACTCATCTTCTGCTCCTCGATGTTGCTCGTCATGGTCAGAGCCTCACTACCGGGGGCTCATCTCCTTTACCGGGGCGGAAGGTACCTCGCACCGACTTGCTTCGCCAGCAAAGCCCCCAATGGCATTGCTCAGAAGACAGCCCTGCGTGTAGAAGCAATCAACAAGGCAAAACACTCCGTCAACGCGATCTCGATCTTCACACTGAGGACATCATGGGCGCCTGGGGCCACGAACCTTTCTCAAATGACCACGCCATGGACTGGCTCCACGAGATGCTCGATGCCGAGGATGATGAGCCGCTGATCGAAGCCCTTGGCGAGATCGCCGGCGCCGAGCCTGACGAATACCTCGACGCCGACCTGGGAAGCATCGCGTTGGCGGCCGCCGCGCTGATCGCCGCGCTCGGCGGCTCTGCCCTCACGCAACTTCCCGAAGCGCTGGTTGAGTGGATCGACGACCAGGACGGCGAGGTCATTACCGAGCTCTACGAGAAACACGCTCCGGTGGCCCGGGCCGCGGTGGTGCGCGTGCGCGTCAATTCGGAACTCGCCGAACTCTGGGAGGAAAGCGACGATGCCCGGGCCTGGCTGCAAGGCCTTGATGAGCTTGAGGCAGCGCTCTCGCGGGCGAAATGA
- a CDS encoding heavy metal translocating P-type ATPase — translation MTHQRNWLSQESIIAIFTVVAILTHLLFRFGPGPASVQDWPLYATLTLGGIPLIWDLLKQLRQLNFGADWLAGISIVASVLLGEYLAGSIVVLMLSGGEALERYAAGRASSVLEALAARMPNLAHRRQDDAMVDIELSEIAVGDLLVVLPHEPSPTDGEVVEGHGAMDESFLTGEPYMISKAPGAEVISGAINGEHALTIRVTRLPEDSRYARIMKVMQDSEQRRPRLRRLADQLGAYYTPLAVAMGLAAWALSGDPVRFLAVVIVATPCPLLIGIPVALIGSISLAAKRGIIIKDPRVLERASRCTTLIIDKTGTLTVGEPELTDVVVRGELSEHEVIELTASLEHYSRHPLAKAIIRASDARGLAPRFASEVSEPPGQGLTGKVDGRDIVVTSRSKLAKHNHPDLHAIPPVESGLECVILVDDRYQATLRFHDAPRHDGRPFIQHLKPRHGFNEVLLVSGDREREVAYLANLMGIERTYAEQSPEDKVEIVRKESESTQTLFVGDGVNDAPAMATATVGVAFGQAHEVTSEAAGAVLLEPTLTHLDELLHISARMRRVALQSAVGGIALSMIGMGFAAFGMLPPIAGALAQEGIDLLAVINALRTSRQGGPLSDIHTER, via the coding sequence GTGACCCACCAACGTAACTGGCTCAGCCAGGAAAGCATCATCGCCATCTTCACCGTGGTGGCGATCCTCACTCACCTTCTCTTTCGATTCGGGCCCGGCCCCGCATCCGTCCAGGACTGGCCCCTTTACGCAACACTGACCCTGGGCGGTATCCCCTTAATCTGGGATCTGCTCAAGCAACTTCGCCAGCTCAACTTCGGGGCCGACTGGCTCGCCGGCATCTCCATCGTCGCCTCGGTGCTGCTCGGCGAGTATCTGGCGGGCAGTATCGTGGTCCTGATGCTCTCCGGGGGTGAAGCGCTGGAACGCTACGCCGCAGGCCGCGCCTCGTCGGTTCTTGAAGCCCTGGCCGCGCGCATGCCCAACCTCGCACACCGACGTCAGGACGACGCGATGGTCGACATCGAACTCAGCGAGATCGCCGTAGGGGATCTTCTGGTCGTCCTCCCCCACGAGCCCAGCCCCACCGATGGCGAAGTCGTTGAGGGGCACGGTGCCATGGACGAGTCCTTTCTCACCGGTGAGCCCTACATGATCTCGAAGGCCCCCGGTGCAGAGGTGATCTCGGGAGCCATCAACGGGGAGCACGCCCTGACCATCCGCGTGACACGCCTTCCCGAAGACTCGCGTTATGCCCGCATCATGAAGGTGATGCAGGATTCCGAGCAGCGCCGCCCTCGCCTGCGCCGGCTGGCCGACCAGCTCGGCGCCTATTACACCCCGCTGGCCGTGGCCATGGGCCTTGCCGCCTGGGCCCTCAGCGGCGACCCGGTGCGTTTTCTCGCCGTTGTGATCGTCGCCACCCCCTGCCCCCTGCTCATTGGCATCCCGGTGGCCTTGATTGGCTCGATCTCACTGGCGGCCAAACGCGGCATCATCATCAAAGATCCCCGCGTGCTGGAGCGCGCCTCGCGCTGCACCACGCTCATCATCGACAAAACCGGCACCCTCACTGTGGGGGAACCCGAACTCACCGACGTTGTTGTTCGCGGCGAACTCAGTGAACATGAGGTCATCGAACTGACGGCCTCATTGGAGCACTATTCGCGGCATCCCCTGGCCAAGGCGATCATCCGCGCCAGCGACGCCCGGGGGCTTGCGCCCCGCTTCGCCTCCGAGGTCAGCGAGCCTCCCGGACAGGGGCTCACCGGTAAGGTGGACGGCCGCGACATCGTCGTCACCAGCCGCAGCAAGCTCGCAAAACACAATCACCCCGACCTCCACGCCATCCCGCCTGTCGAGTCTGGACTGGAGTGCGTGATCCTGGTCGACGACCGCTACCAGGCCACCCTTCGTTTCCACGATGCCCCCCGCCACGATGGGCGCCCCTTCATTCAGCACCTCAAGCCGCGCCATGGCTTCAACGAAGTACTCCTGGTCAGTGGCGACCGGGAGCGCGAAGTCGCCTACCTGGCCAACCTCATGGGCATTGAACGCACCTACGCCGAGCAGAGTCCGGAGGACAAAGTCGAGATTGTGCGAAAGGAAAGCGAATCGACACAGACGCTCTTCGTCGGCGACGGCGTTAACGACGCACCGGCGATGGCCACTGCGACGGTCGGCGTCGCCTTCGGCCAGGCCCACGAGGTCACCTCGGAAGCCGCCGGCGCGGTGCTGCTAGAGCCCACCCTCACCCACCTCGACGAACTCCTGCACATCTCCGCACGCATGCGTCGCGTCGCCCTGCAGAGTGCGGTGGGCGGCATCGCACTGAGCATGATCGGCATGGGCTTTGCCGCCTTCGGCATGCTTCCCCCCATCGCCGGTGCCCTGGCTCAGGAGGGCATCGATCTGCTCGCAGTGATCAACGCCCTGCGCACCTCCCGCCAGGGCGGGCCGCTCTCCGACATTCATACCGAGAGATGA
- a CDS encoding TPM domain-containing protein, translating into MLALRFIVLVSTLLLPTLASAMGPEEVPNPRHTGGWVTDEADLLNDAQTARINNVLTELEAQTGVEVAVVTVNSVDSPTPKDFTTELFNLWGVGKAGSDNGLLIVLVTDERRLEMETGYGLEATLTDGWLKVMQERDMVPHFRRGDFGTGLGAGITAVDKRLRAATEAPSHSSPAESSSTSSRRGSAPMLPPCGWILGLGGLAFFLLRRKWLKTCPQCKDTMRILREDEDDAYLNAGQLTEEAVASVNYEVFECASCGVQRIHANSRWFSGYARCPECSNRTLASESTVTRKPTYTSTGKKRVTVTCAHCSHTRTYTATIPRRTRTQSSSSGGGFSSGGGGGSFGGGSSGGGGAGSSW; encoded by the coding sequence ATGCTCGCACTTCGATTCATTGTTCTGGTCTCGACGCTGCTTCTCCCCACGCTCGCCAGCGCCATGGGCCCCGAGGAGGTCCCCAACCCTCGCCATACCGGCGGGTGGGTCACCGACGAAGCGGACCTTCTGAACGACGCACAGACGGCCCGCATCAACAACGTGCTCACGGAGCTCGAGGCGCAAACCGGCGTGGAGGTCGCGGTCGTCACTGTGAACTCCGTCGACTCCCCTACGCCCAAAGACTTCACCACCGAGCTCTTCAATCTCTGGGGCGTAGGGAAAGCCGGGAGCGACAACGGTCTTCTTATCGTCCTCGTCACAGATGAGCGCCGCCTGGAGATGGAGACGGGCTACGGCCTGGAGGCCACCCTCACCGACGGCTGGCTCAAAGTGATGCAGGAGCGCGATATGGTGCCTCATTTTCGCCGGGGCGACTTCGGCACAGGCCTCGGCGCAGGCATCACCGCCGTCGATAAGCGCCTGCGCGCAGCTACCGAAGCCCCCTCGCACTCGTCTCCCGCCGAATCGTCTTCAACATCCTCACGTCGGGGCTCGGCCCCGATGCTGCCTCCCTGTGGATGGATTCTGGGTTTGGGCGGCCTTGCCTTCTTCCTCCTCCGTCGCAAATGGCTAAAAACCTGCCCGCAATGCAAAGACACCATGCGCATCCTCCGGGAAGACGAAGACGACGCCTACCTCAACGCGGGCCAGCTCACAGAAGAAGCCGTCGCGTCCGTTAACTACGAAGTCTTCGAATGCGCGTCATGCGGTGTGCAGCGCATTCACGCCAACTCACGCTGGTTTAGCGGGTACGCCCGCTGCCCGGAATGCAGCAATCGAACCCTGGCGTCGGAGTCCACCGTCACGCGCAAGCCGACCTACACGTCCACCGGCAAAAAACGCGTCACAGTCACCTGCGCGCATTGCTCCCACACCCGCACCTATACCGCGACGATTCCCAGACGAACCCGTACCCAATCCTCGTCTTCCGGCGGGGGATTCTCCAGCGGCGGAGGCGGGGGCAGCTTTGGTGGCGGAAGCTCCGGCGGAGGCGGCGCCGGCTCCAGCTGGTAG
- a CDS encoding acyl-CoA thioesterase: MSQSYSDAIALTRDEEGIFHGQIDRSWYQGRGAFGGVSGAAMVRAMERHLEAPHFALRALAVNFCAPVTEEPFEVHVDVVRRGSSVICAESRIVQEGQARMVAIGTFAKERSSGSDFEQRAMPEVPPAAEVPTAPESPLFPKFAKYYEYKFCHGAIPYTGHDEAELGGWCRLKDAPGPLDAAQLIGLLDMWPPAVITRMTSPAPAATVSWQVVINERLPLEGAAADDFYLVTARSERAVGGFSEERAAVYSADGRCLGQALQLVAIFGG, translated from the coding sequence ATGAGTCAGAGTTATAGCGACGCCATCGCGCTGACGCGCGATGAAGAGGGCATCTTCCACGGGCAGATCGATCGCAGCTGGTATCAGGGGCGGGGAGCCTTTGGTGGGGTGAGCGGGGCGGCGATGGTTCGCGCGATGGAGCGCCACCTCGAAGCGCCGCACTTCGCGCTGCGAGCGCTGGCGGTGAACTTCTGCGCGCCGGTGACCGAGGAGCCCTTTGAGGTACATGTGGATGTGGTGCGCCGAGGATCGTCGGTGATCTGCGCGGAGTCCCGAATCGTGCAGGAGGGCCAGGCGCGGATGGTGGCGATTGGAACCTTTGCAAAAGAGCGAAGCTCGGGCTCGGATTTTGAGCAGCGCGCGATGCCCGAGGTGCCCCCGGCGGCCGAGGTGCCGACGGCGCCGGAGAGCCCGCTCTTTCCGAAATTTGCGAAGTACTACGAATATAAGTTCTGCCACGGGGCGATTCCTTATACCGGGCATGATGAGGCGGAGCTTGGCGGGTGGTGTCGTCTCAAAGATGCGCCGGGACCGCTGGATGCCGCCCAGCTCATTGGTCTTTTGGATATGTGGCCCCCGGCGGTGATCACGCGGATGACCAGTCCGGCTCCGGCGGCGACGGTGTCCTGGCAGGTGGTGATCAACGAGCGCCTGCCGCTTGAAGGTGCCGCAGCGGACGATTTCTACCTTGTGACGGCGCGTTCGGAGCGTGCGGTGGGCGGGTTCTCCGAGGAGCGCGCGGCGGTCTACAGCGCCGACGGTCGTTGTCTGGGACAGGCGTTGCAGCTTGTGGCGATCTTCGGTGGATAA
- a CDS encoding FAD-binding oxidoreductase has translation MTTTSWASKPLAGWGRYPIVEALCARPESQSQTLNAFNEREGDAVLAHGFGRSYGDAALLSQGRVVLTRRLKKMLAFDETSGVLRVEAGVTIGELIEVFLPRGWFVPVVPGTQFVSVGGAIGCNIHGKNHGHAGCFGDHVLSMEVLLASGEVVRCSRAQHDDLFWATIGGMGLTGIILSAEIQLQAVESGAIEMESIRFNNLDEFFQISEESTDYFHTVSWIDCVKGGSQMGRGIFMRGRHASAEQAATLSEGPLERVVELVQRALDGRAFESNLLLNRATIRLFNEAYYHKHPAGELHSVVGYEPFFFPLDAVENWNYVYGKRGFLQYQMVVPEREAVRDILKVISESKMASFLAVIKEFGDQDHGGLSFPCGGTTLALDFPNFGEPLLAMMERLDALVAEVGGRIYLGKDARLSAEMFRRMYPTWEAWREVRDRWDPQGVFQSDLSRRLGLTPG, from the coding sequence ATGACCACCACTTCATGGGCCTCAAAGCCGCTGGCCGGCTGGGGCCGATACCCGATTGTCGAGGCGCTTTGCGCGCGTCCGGAGTCGCAATCGCAGACGTTAAACGCTTTTAACGAGCGCGAAGGCGACGCTGTGCTTGCGCATGGTTTTGGCCGAAGTTATGGCGACGCTGCGTTGCTCAGCCAGGGGCGTGTGGTGCTCACGCGGCGCCTCAAGAAGATGCTGGCGTTCGATGAAACCTCTGGCGTGCTGCGGGTGGAAGCGGGCGTGACCATCGGGGAGCTCATTGAGGTGTTTTTGCCCCGAGGTTGGTTTGTTCCTGTGGTGCCGGGCACGCAGTTTGTGAGCGTGGGCGGGGCGATCGGGTGCAACATTCATGGCAAGAATCACGGTCACGCGGGCTGTTTTGGCGACCATGTGCTCTCGATGGAGGTGCTTCTTGCCAGCGGGGAGGTAGTGCGGTGCAGTCGAGCGCAGCACGACGACCTCTTCTGGGCGACCATCGGGGGGATGGGGCTAACCGGCATCATCCTCAGCGCCGAGATTCAGCTTCAGGCCGTGGAGAGCGGGGCGATCGAGATGGAGTCGATTCGCTTTAACAACCTCGATGAGTTTTTTCAGATCAGCGAAGAGAGCACGGACTACTTTCATACCGTCTCGTGGATCGACTGCGTGAAGGGCGGCTCGCAGATGGGGCGCGGTATCTTCATGCGCGGTCGGCACGCGTCGGCGGAGCAGGCCGCGACGCTCTCGGAAGGGCCCCTGGAGCGAGTTGTCGAGCTTGTTCAGCGCGCGCTGGACGGGCGAGCCTTCGAATCGAACCTGCTGCTGAATCGGGCGACGATTCGGCTCTTTAATGAGGCCTACTACCACAAGCATCCGGCCGGGGAGCTGCATTCGGTGGTGGGTTATGAGCCTTTTTTCTTTCCGTTGGATGCGGTGGAAAACTGGAACTACGTCTACGGCAAGCGCGGGTTCTTGCAGTACCAGATGGTGGTGCCCGAGCGTGAAGCGGTGCGCGACATCCTTAAGGTGATCTCCGAGAGCAAGATGGCGTCCTTTCTGGCGGTCATCAAAGAGTTCGGAGATCAGGATCACGGCGGGCTTTCGTTCCCCTGCGGGGGGACAACGCTGGCGCTGGACTTTCCGAACTTCGGGGAGCCGCTCTTAGCGATGATGGAGCGTCTCGATGCGCTTGTGGCCGAGGTAGGAGGGCGGATTTACCTGGGGAAAGACGCGCGTCTGAGTGCCGAGATGTTCCGGCGAATGTACCCGACCTGGGAGGCCTGGCGAGAGGTGCGCGACCGCTGGGATCCGCAGGGTGTATTTCAATCGGATTTGAGCCGCCGCCTGGGCCTGACGCCTGGTTGA